Within Oscillatoria nigro-viridis PCC 7112, the genomic segment TGACGTGACCCAACTGGTGTGTTCGTGCAAGACGTTCAAACAAGATCCAGTTTGCAGATTCCAGAGCCGAATAGTCCGATCGCCACTGCCACTCGCTAATAGTTGATTATCAAGGCATACAGCAACCGACCAGATCCCACCCGTATGTCCCCGCAAGACTTTTACACTTTCACCAGTTTGTAGATTCCAGACTCGGATGGTTCGATCAAAATTACCGCTGATTAGCTGCCGATCGTGGGCTGCAAATGCTAAAGTGAAAACCCCTCCTGTATGCCCCTGCAATACATACCGACACACCCCAGTAATACGGCTCGCCGTCAGAGTATCTCTGCCTTCCAGGCTATTTCCCATGCCCTTGCCTCACACCAGTCTGATTGGCTACTGAGTTGAGCAATTACAAGTCAAGATATAAAGAGCTACACAAGGAGCTTTATAGTCTGGAGCTTGGCAAGCGATATACTTTGGG encodes:
- a CDS encoding WD40 repeat domain-containing protein, with amino-acid sequence MGNSLEGRDTLTASRITGVCRYVLQGHTGGVFTLAFAAHDRQLISGNFDRTIRVWNLQTGESVKVLRGHTGGIWSVAVCLDNQLLASGSGDRTIRLWNLQTGSCLNVLHEHTSWVTSVSFSPDGQFLISSSNDRTLKVWDIATGFCIQTLMVDQLYECTFDRIRILT